From the Ammospiza caudacuta isolate bAmmCau1 chromosome 1, bAmmCau1.pri, whole genome shotgun sequence genome, the window AAGCATGTGGGTGCCTCCAAGCCTTTGCTGCAGAACCATCCCACCAACCCTCAATTCCCTGTCAAGCTGTTTCACAGACAGTGAAGGCCTGTaatgctctttttaaaaaatgattaaCCAGTAACGTAATTACCATTTCAGAACTTGTTTCCTACGTAAATTGGGTACTTTGCCAAAGAACATGACACATTTGACATTGCCTGAGCGGCTAGTACAGATAAAAGCTATTTTGTTTTCCCAGCAATGTAAGTTTTGAGAGCTTTTAGGAAAACACACAGAAGGCAGGGTTGTAAAGCCTTTATCTGCCAtgtgaagggaaaaataaaaagtacaaTAGAAGAACATCTTCATGGAGGAGAAATAGTCCAACCTAGTAAATTATACTGAACACCCACTGTATGTAGCAGTTAAGGTCCACTTAGCAGACATACACAAACACGCAGTGGTCTGAAAAGGCTTTAGAAGTCTTGTAATAATAAAGAGTCTCATTCTTGCTTGTCTTCCCAGGTTTTGTGACAAAACAATGAACTTTTTGTGCTCTCTGGCTCAATTGGAAAAGGGTCAGGAATGGGAAAACAATTTCAGAGGAGGggtgcagggagagggaagcaAATGCCAAAGTGCAGCAGCTCGGCCGATAGATGATCGTGGTGGTGAACTTGCCTTCTGATAAAGAGCTCGTGTTTTAGGAGATTGAGTCAAGGTTATTGTGAAAATGCAACTCGCAGTGCAGAGATATGATCAGAGTGactgcagggcccagtgtgAACCCCCAGCTATTGAGCAGAAGCTGCTGACACAGCTGGGTGAACacttcttttttatcttttttttttgttttcacatgAAACCGAAACACTGTATTTTGGCAAGTGAGACCTGTGAAATGTGGGTGCAGTTAACTGTCCAGTCTTGCACTTTCACAGCCTTTGGGGCCCACCAAACCAGCTGAGCCCCTCGGGTTGTTGTAGAATTTTCCTTGGATCCCATGCAGGGCTACTTGTGGCTCTGCTTCCCAAAGAGCAGGGCttgatcccagctctgcagcactcaCCCATCCtttctgggttatttttttccaaccAAAGCACCCCTGCACTAGCAGAGAATGGGACCAGAAATGCCTCCCCACCACAAATTTGGGTGTAGCTGGCTCTTGTTCCTGCCACACTcatgtggctgtgcctggctttGCTTTCTTGGCAGGCCACACTCGTGGAAACTCACTGGCTCTGAACCTGCCCTGACTAATTATTCCCCCTGCATCTCCTGTGTTTGCAtgtgcagctgtgcaaggccaGGTATCTCTGGAGAGGCTCTGCTCTAAGTGATGTGTAGCATGTTTCAGCAGTTTAAGATAAACCAGAGTCATGTATTGCCGTGTTTACCCAGGGATCACCTGCACAAAGATTAACATCTTTGCAGCTGCTCTCAAATGAGTCTCTTGAGAATAAACCACAGATTCAGAGTTCCTCCCAGTGGATGGTGAGAGGAAGTACCAGGAAAAAACAGCAATTTCGGCTGTTTTCTGCCCTGCCACAGAAGCTGGAGCCATGAAGCACCAGGAATAGCAATGCCCTGGCATCCCAGGAGCAGACCAGGGGCTCCTGAGCGTGGGGCAGAGTGGATTTAGAGAGGCAGATGTGTAGGTTGCTTGTTCATTATGCTTTGCCACACGTGAAGAATAAGCAAATGGATGTTCCTGGGGGAAGTCaagcaggaaggagaagcagcagccaccTTGTAGGGTGAATGTCATCAGTGACTCTGATGCAGCAAGGCTTGGCTTAGCTTCctctccatcctcatcccacCTCTGAAGTGCTAGCTCCTAAAACACCACCAAGCAATGTTGTAGCTTTGTCCCAGCGTTTTTCTGTTGAGAGAGTAATTACAAATCCTGCCTGTTTGTAATATTTCTATTCCATCTGCAGCATGGCttagtgttttttctttttttcaattctCCCTTTTTAGCCACGTCAATCCTGAAGAAATCCAAGCGACTAAAGAAGAACAATGTGGAGTTTGACCGGGTCACTGTTTTTTACTTCCCACGCTGCCAGGGCTTCACGAGCGTGCCCAGCCGTGGGGGCTGTACCCTGGGCATGGTCAGCAAGCACAGCTCCTCCCGCCAGTTCACGCTGGCAGAGTTTTCAAAGGAGCAGGAGAATGTCCGTCGGGGCAAGCTcgaagagaaattaaaagagGAGAAGTTGGAAGCGTTGAAATGGAAAGTGAGTGAGGAGTGTGGGGCTGGGTTGATGGGGAGCTGGTGGATGCTGTTGGTTAATTGGCCAGTTTTTAGTAAGAGCCTCCGAGACCTGAGAACATCAATCTTTAACTCTCAGTTTGGGTCTCCAAAAAACACAGGCTCCAGTGGGGGACTTTCATTTAGTTCTCCACCTTTGAAAAGTGAAAAGACACAGAAGACATTTTTGCTCTTTTGGTGGTACCTCTCTGTCCAGGGATCCACTTGAGACTCTTCTTGGTGTCTCCCAAAGTCTTTTCATTTCTGGTTTAGATACTTGATATCCCAGTCAGAAAGACCAGTCAGGTCTTGACTTAGATGTTGATCCTGAGGTTGGCCACCATGGGGAAGAATTCATCCCTTCCTTATTTCCCCTCAGCTGCGGGCTCCAATGGTTCTGAGTCCCAAACTAACGCTTTGTCCATGTTCTGCCCTCAGCTGACCATGAACGGCACCAAGGAGTCGGAGGAGGCCAACCAGCTCACCATCGAGGACATCTCCGACGACGACATCGACGTCAGCAACGTGGACCTGGAGGATGGCTTCTTCCTGCAGCCCTACCCCGCCAAGAAGAGGCGGGCGCTGCTGAAGGCCGTGGGCGTGAAGAAGATCGACAAGGAGGAGAAGCGGGAGCTGCACAACATCCGCCTGTCCCGGGAGGACTGCGGCTGCGACTGCCGCGAGGTCTGCGACCCCGagacctgcagctgcagcttggCAGGCATTAAATGTCAGGTACAGCCTCACCCCTGGGCATGAGGGGATGCTGTGGCTCCAGCTGGGTGTTAGAGCAGGGGGCTGTGAGCAAGAAGAAACTTACTTTTGCTCCCTTATGTCTTCTTTTGGACcgttttgttttgctttttggttttggaatctttggacagggctggggcagcctgtaAATCCATCTGCTTCCACCTCCCCTTGGAGGTGAGGAAAGCTCTTGGAGCATCCCTCAGGCTGCAAGGCAGGCACTGCTTGAAAGCATTCTCTTCCCAAATCACACACTCAGCCATCCCCACGCTGCAATGAGAACGTCCCTGCTTTACATTCCCATGAGATCCATACCTGCTCGATCTCCTGTTGGGCCACGTGGGAATGTCTGCAAGGAAGAGCTCCTTGCTCCTCACACGAGGCTGCGCTTTCTCCCCCTCCcccaggttttatttttaattcctttttcttctggTGTGTGTCACAAATCCCAGCGTGCTCAGGCGAACGTGGGAGTGTCAGCTGAGCGTCAGCCCACAGCGGAGCTGTGCAGGCCACCTGCACTGTGGGATAATCCCCCTCTATTCAATTAGGGAGTTATATTTTTCAGGGTATTTTTTGCAGGTGCCTGCCCAGCTGTATTTAGGGAGCCTCATTCCCTATTCTGGGCGCTGCTTTCTCCCTCGCTGCCGTGTTTGGAAGCTGGGGGTGGCGGAGGTGGGTGCGCACACACGGGTGCTCCATGTGTGTGTCACAGCTCCCCTCTAGTGGCTGCTGCAGATCAGATAGTGAAATCATTAAacagcaataaagaaaaaactcacTTTTGCTCCCTTATGTCTCCTTTTGGaccattttattttgctttttgtttttggaatattttttcttcacttgTACTGAAATCCAGCTTTGTATGACACCTCTTCAAAAGAGCAgggtggttttctttttttttttcttcctgcttttaaacCCCTCAGCTGTTACTTGGTTTCTCAGGGCAGGCGAGTCACGGGCAGTTTTGGTTTTATGCCACTGGGTTCAATCCTAACCCTCCCTTTCTGTTTTTCCCTGTTGCCAGATGGATCACACCTCCTTCCCCTGCGGCTGCACCAAGGACGGCTGCGGCAACACCGAGGGCAGGATCGAGTTCAACCAGGCCCGCGTGCAGACGCATTTCATCCACACCATCAtgaagctggagctggagaagcagcagcagcagagcagcgaGAAGGTGGCGGAGGCCGAGCCCCCATTCCGGGAGcggctccctgtgctgggatgcGCGGCAGGGAAGGGCTCGCTGGAGGAGCGCGCGGTGCCGCTGGCGCCTGCCTTCCAGTTCAGCCCCGACCTGGAGGCCCTGGGGGAgaacagctgcagcagtgacatGACAgactcctccatctcctcccaccCCAGCGAGGACCTGGAGGAGCCCTACGAGAGCCTCCCCTCCGACAAGTCCCAGTCGGACGTGGACGACGACGGCTTGGCACGCATCCTCCACTTCAACGACTCGGATGCCGAGGAGGAGAGCAGGCGTGGCCAGGATGACCTCGGCTGCTTCCATCCCACCGACTTCTTCATCGAGGACCACGGCAGCGAGGCCAAGCCCATCCCTGGCCACTTGTCCCACCTGTCGGAGTGCCTGGATGAGAATGCCAACCAGGACAGCGGGGGTTTGCTGGAGGATGCAGCCCACGGGAGGTGCGATGGGCTGTCCTGCTGCGCCCCCTCCTCCACTGAGCCCTGCTCCAAGAGCTACGCCGacctcagcctttcctctgaTTCCTTGGATTTCTTCCAGTCCTTCTCGGACTATAACTTGGGACCCCTTTACAACTCCTTAAAGGAGTATGAGAACCTGGATAACTTCTCAGCGTTACAGTTTCAGTTGCCTAATTTCCCTGGCTTCCCACAAGCCGGAGATCAAGGCTCCTGTTTCTTGGAGTCCCTCATTGGTTTGTCTGAATCCGTCCCTGAAACCCCAGCCCCTTTCACAGACAATCAACTTTTGGAGGATGCCATCAAGTCATCACTGATGGAGACAGTGAAGGTGTGAAACACTGATGTGGCTCAGGCAAGGACTGATGCCAAAAGGAAAACGGAGGAACAGTTGGACAGGCAAACTTTCACTGAAAGGATGGTGTGCTACTCAAAtctaaggaggaaaaaacagcaacagcagaagACTTTCTAAGCAAATTAACTATTTTTGGTCTTTATACAACATGGACGTTTTGACATACTGCAGCTGCAATCAGTTCTCTCACTGTTTGTGCAAAAATTTCTAAACTTTCATGAtggggtggggaagggagggagggagaaagacTTTCACATGAGAATTTCCTTGTGTTTTGTATGAAAAGACCCGTTAAGAAAAACTCCTCGCTAACGTTGCCAGTCGTCCATACAGCCCCTTCTAGAAACGTTTCAGTGTTGCAGGAACTTTTTAAGGCAACTTTTTGATGCTGTATTTATTGTGAAAATTTGTGGTTTGCGTAAGAGTTGGCCCAACACACTCTTACGTTTAAATCTGACGAGGTTTACAGAAGAGATCCATACACTATATACATAATCATTCTTCATCTATTTATTGCAAATTCCAGAATTTAACTAGCCACTGAAGCTTGAACTAGCATGAAACCTTATTTAAATTGGTAATACCTCAGATGTATTATGTGTACAATCATATTTTTTTGCATAATatatctgtatttatttattttctaccTGTAGTACGTGAATAGCACTGTGGTTTGTCGATGACCTGGAAGGGCAATAAGGTCTTCAAGAGGAAGATGACCCTGGTTTTTCTGAGTCTGAATGATGTTGGTCTTCACTTCACATTTCTAAAAACACTGAACAGAAGTGGTGTGGGAGGGGAGGGACGAGGGAAGAGTTTGTGCAACGTCCCTTGGTTTCTCCCAGCCTTGTCGTAGACATGAGAATGGTGTTTGGTCTCCATAATGTCACTGTGGAgagcaaagcaagcaaaacctTCAACTATTTAAGGAGTAACATTAATACTAGCAcgaaacaaaacccaacccctttttgtaaattattttataatttatttaatttcctagGCATTTGGCCATGAGATCTTTCCCCATCAGTTATGGTGCCTGAATATGCAGAGGAACTGTCAGCAGCGGTGGGGAGGTGGAACCAAAAGGACCTTGGCAGCCCTCATGGGAGGCTTTGGGAGAGCAAAgccaaaacagcagcagtgctcaaGCTCCTCAGCAAGTGCTCCTTAGGACTCCCCAGCACTGAGGATGTCGCAGCTCCTAAATCCAGTGGGTCACGCTGATTGTACTATATTTTTATAGAGGCGAATCAAGTAATTCAAGCAAAACAGATGGATATGAAATTTTTTGGGTTATTTGTCCTGTGAGTAGAGTTTTTGAAGACCTGAAGACCAAGCTGGAAAACAGAAggcttttggtttttaaaatgagagaaACCTTTGTGTTTAGGAAGGATGCTGGAGGCTGCCTTGGCCTTTTGTTATTTAAGTCAGTCTGAGAGCATGACACTGGCCATGAGATGTAActggacaaaaaaaatctgtgcatCAGTGATACACTAAGTGCCTACACCAGTGGtatggaaaaagcaaaatggaTTTAAAACCTACTGGCTTTAAATTCCCCCTTGGAAAATTTGGTGATGGGAGTGATTCCTGGCATTAccagcacaggagg encodes:
- the CSRNP1 gene encoding cysteine/serine-rich nuclear protein 1 isoform X2 encodes the protein MSGVLKRKYEELGDDSTYCSSSSCSPLSSSASSGWDTDEENSRGEPKPSSALMSSFTPTSILKKSKRLKKNNVEFDRVTVFYFPRCQGFTSVPSRGGCTLGMVSKHSSSRQFTLAEFSKEQENVRRGKLEEKLKEEKLEALKWKLTMNGTKESEEANQLTIEDISDDDIDVSNVDLEDGFFLQPYPAKKRRALLKAVGVKKIDKEEKRELHNIRLSREDCGCDCREVCDPETCSCSLAGIKCQMDHTSFPCGCTKDGCGNTEGRIEFNQARVQTHFIHTIMKLELEKQQQQSSEKVAEAEPPFRERLPVLGCAAGKGSLEERAVPLAPAFQFSPDLEALGENSCSSDMTDSSISSHPSEDLEEPYESLPSDKSQSDVDDDGLARILHFNDSDAEEESRRGQDDLGCFHPTDFFIEDHGSEAKPIPGHLSHLSECLDENANQDSGGLLEDAAHGRCDGLSCCAPSSTEPCSKSYADLSLSSDSLDFFQSFSDYNLGPLYNSLKEYENLDNFSALQFQLPNFPGFPQAGDQGSCFLESLIGLSESVPETPAPFTDNQLLEDAIKSSLMETVKV
- the CSRNP1 gene encoding cysteine/serine-rich nuclear protein 1 isoform X1, with amino-acid sequence MGEKFTGVHGECSEMRCFRGSTFWESHLYGQVDLMGKPCWGLQLSCSLLETAKISLSSCCVFPFVFQLYDKNGVTMSGVLKRKYEELGDDSTYCSSSSCSPLSSSASSGWDTDEENSRGEPKPSSALMSSFTPTSILKKSKRLKKNNVEFDRVTVFYFPRCQGFTSVPSRGGCTLGMVSKHSSSRQFTLAEFSKEQENVRRGKLEEKLKEEKLEALKWKLTMNGTKESEEANQLTIEDISDDDIDVSNVDLEDGFFLQPYPAKKRRALLKAVGVKKIDKEEKRELHNIRLSREDCGCDCREVCDPETCSCSLAGIKCQMDHTSFPCGCTKDGCGNTEGRIEFNQARVQTHFIHTIMKLELEKQQQQSSEKVAEAEPPFRERLPVLGCAAGKGSLEERAVPLAPAFQFSPDLEALGENSCSSDMTDSSISSHPSEDLEEPYESLPSDKSQSDVDDDGLARILHFNDSDAEEESRRGQDDLGCFHPTDFFIEDHGSEAKPIPGHLSHLSECLDENANQDSGGLLEDAAHGRCDGLSCCAPSSTEPCSKSYADLSLSSDSLDFFQSFSDYNLGPLYNSLKEYENLDNFSALQFQLPNFPGFPQAGDQGSCFLESLIGLSESVPETPAPFTDNQLLEDAIKSSLMETVKV